The following are encoded together in the Poseidonibacter lekithochrous genome:
- a CDS encoding FIST N-terminal domain-containing protein, which translates to MKTFNYTLKQQSLTELIDFSLFKNEKSVLIQVFCGSKKSILQNIINTLIEELPQSICIGSSTDGEINNDQVSTKKTIISISVFKNTSLKTYFVKNKDSFKNGYDLAKELCQEDTKLLITFTDGAKTNGEAFLKGIEAVNNTVPVSGGMAGDNANFKQTFISSQDKILTNGAVAVALNSNTLKAQNAYNFNWSPIGIEHTIDKVKDNRVYEISGMKPLDFYEKYLGEYVAKALPATGIEFPLIVKRNNLPIARAVIKKHKDGSLSFAGNLYKGDVVKLGFGNVELIMNNPVESLFEHCNIQKAESFFIYSCMARRRYMPSMIDIEIKPFSDIAPTSGFFTYGEFYHKDGHNELLNQTLTIVALSEEDCNESFDKNSCEISNETTSISEHARSLQALTHLIQQSSNDYNDQSKELEKGKIYAQNLLNSQKQFLKHAVHETNTPLSIIMGNIEMFEIQHGKNKFLSNIEVALKNVSSIYDDLSYLIKKDQVNEAVHEIDLVDFVRSRIDFFSQSAIKFKSTFNFKASNDEIIINFNETKLQRIVDNNLTNAIKYTLANEVIYVSLNIINQDCNFIIESKSKQILDQQKIFEEYYREETNVQEGFGLGLNLVKRICSEENVGIQLQSGENWASFTYTFKEIK; encoded by the coding sequence ATGAAGACATTTAACTATACATTAAAACAACAGTCATTAACAGAATTAATAGACTTTTCATTATTTAAAAACGAAAAATCTGTACTTATACAAGTATTTTGCGGAAGTAAAAAATCCATTTTACAAAATATTATAAATACACTAATAGAAGAACTTCCTCAATCTATATGTATAGGTTCATCAACAGATGGTGAAATTAATAATGATCAAGTATCTACAAAAAAAACTATTATCTCTATATCTGTTTTTAAAAACACTAGTCTAAAAACATATTTTGTAAAAAATAAAGACTCTTTTAAAAATGGATATGACCTAGCAAAAGAGTTATGCCAAGAAGATACTAAACTTCTTATAACATTCACTGATGGTGCTAAAACAAATGGAGAAGCTTTTCTAAAAGGTATTGAAGCTGTTAATAATACAGTACCTGTGTCAGGAGGAATGGCAGGAGACAACGCAAACTTCAAACAGACATTCATCTCTTCACAAGATAAGATATTAACAAATGGAGCAGTTGCTGTTGCTTTAAACTCTAATACTTTAAAAGCACAGAATGCTTATAACTTTAATTGGTCACCTATTGGTATTGAACATACAATAGATAAAGTAAAAGATAATAGAGTATATGAGATATCAGGAATGAAACCTTTAGACTTTTATGAGAAGTACTTAGGAGAGTATGTAGCAAAAGCACTTCCAGCAACTGGCATTGAATTTCCTTTAATAGTAAAAAGGAATAATCTTCCAATTGCAAGAGCTGTTATAAAAAAACATAAAGATGGAAGTCTTAGTTTTGCAGGCAACTTATATAAAGGAGATGTGGTAAAACTAGGATTTGGTAATGTTGAACTTATTATGAATAATCCTGTTGAATCTTTATTTGAACATTGTAATATTCAAAAAGCTGAATCTTTCTTCATATATTCATGTATGGCAAGAAGAAGATATATGCCAAGTATGATTGATATTGAAATAAAACCTTTCTCTGATATTGCTCCAACTTCTGGATTCTTTACTTATGGGGAGTTTTACCATAAAGATGGACATAATGAGTTATTAAACCAAACCTTGACTATTGTTGCTTTAAGTGAAGAAGATTGTAATGAGAGTTTTGATAAAAATTCTTGCGAAATATCTAATGAAACTACAAGTATTAGTGAACATGCAAGAAGCCTACAAGCATTAACACATTTAATACAGCAATCATCAAATGATTATAATGACCAATCCAAAGAGTTAGAAAAAGGTAAGATTTATGCTCAAAACTTATTAAACTCTCAAAAGCAGTTTTTAAAACATGCTGTGCATGAAACAAATACCCCACTATCAATAATAATGGGAAATATTGAAATGTTTGAAATACAACATGGAAAAAATAAATTTCTTTCAAATATAGAAGTTGCACTAAAAAATGTTTCTAGTATATATGATGATTTATCTTATTTAATTAAAAAAGATCAAGTAAATGAAGCAGTACATGAAATTGACCTAGTTGATTTTGTAAGATCTAGAATTGATTTCTTTTCTCAATCTGCTATTAAATTTAAATCTACTTTTAATTTTAAAGCTTCAAATGATGAAATTATAATAAACTTTAATGAGACTAAATTACAAAGAATTGTTGATAATAATCTAACAAATGCAATTAAATATACTTTAGCTAATGAAGTAATATATGTAAGTCTTAATATTATAAATCAAGATTGCAACTTCATAATTGAGAGTAAATCTAAACAAATACTTGACCAACAAAAAATATTTGAAGAGTATTATAGAGAAGAGACTAATGTACAAGAAGGTTTCGGTCTTGGATTAAATTTAGTAAAGCGTATTTGTAGTGAAGAGAATGTTGGTATTCAATTACAATCTGGTGAAAACTGGGCTTCCTTTACATATACTTTTAAGGAGATAAAATGA
- a CDS encoding aldehyde dehydrogenase family protein, with protein sequence MSTEEKVLPLAKPEYKAQYENFIGGEWVAPTSNEYFDNVSPVDGEVLSRIPRSNEADVDAAVDAASAAFETFKHSTVIERSTMLNKVADAIEANLEALAMAETLDNGKAIRETMAADVPLVIDHFRYFASVIRSESGTVSDLDENTISQEIHEPLGVVAQIIPWNFPLLMAAWKIAPALAAGNTVVLKPASATPQSILVLMETIQNVLPKGLVNIINGSGGKIGKHLSTHPDVKKVGFTGETTTGQLIMQYATENIIPSTLELGGKSPNIFMESIMDADDEFFDKAIEGLVLFAFNSGEVCTCPSRALIQESIYEPFMKRVLERVAAIKLGDPLNPTCMMGAQASTSQKEKILEYIKIGKDEGAELLCGGDAYDSAEHPNGNYIQPTLFKGHNKMRIFQEEIFGPVLAVTTFKTEEEALEIANDTIYGLGSGVWSRDAHQLHKFSRGIEAGRVWVNCYHMYPSHASFGGYKKSGIGRETHMMMLNSYRHTKNILTSYSKDALGFF encoded by the coding sequence ATGTCAACAGAAGAAAAAGTATTACCATTAGCAAAACCAGAGTATAAAGCACAATATGAAAACTTTATTGGTGGTGAGTGGGTAGCTCCTACAAGTAATGAGTATTTTGATAACGTTTCTCCAGTAGATGGTGAAGTTTTATCTAGAATTCCTAGATCAAATGAAGCTGATGTAGATGCAGCAGTAGATGCAGCATCTGCAGCTTTTGAAACTTTCAAACATTCAACTGTTATTGAAAGATCAACTATGTTAAATAAAGTTGCTGATGCAATTGAAGCTAACTTAGAAGCTTTAGCAATGGCTGAAACTTTAGATAATGGTAAAGCTATTAGAGAAACAATGGCAGCTGATGTTCCTTTAGTTATTGATCACTTTAGATATTTTGCATCAGTAATCAGATCTGAGTCTGGAACTGTTTCTGATTTAGATGAAAATACAATTTCTCAAGAAATTCATGAGCCTTTAGGTGTTGTTGCTCAAATTATTCCATGGAACTTCCCATTATTAATGGCAGCATGGAAAATTGCTCCTGCATTAGCAGCTGGTAATACAGTAGTATTAAAACCTGCATCTGCAACTCCACAATCAATTTTAGTATTAATGGAAACTATTCAAAATGTTCTTCCAAAAGGTTTAGTAAACATTATTAATGGTTCAGGTGGAAAAATTGGTAAACACTTATCAACTCACCCAGATGTTAAAAAAGTAGGATTCACAGGTGAAACTACAACTGGTCAATTAATTATGCAATATGCAACTGAAAATATCATTCCTTCAACTTTAGAACTTGGTGGTAAATCTCCAAATATCTTCATGGAATCAATTATGGATGCTGATGATGAATTCTTTGATAAAGCAATCGAAGGTTTAGTATTATTCGCATTTAACTCAGGGGAAGTTTGTACTTGTCCTTCAAGAGCATTAATTCAAGAATCAATTTATGAACCATTTATGAAAAGAGTACTTGAAAGAGTTGCTGCTATTAAATTAGGTGATCCTTTAAATCCAACTTGTATGATGGGTGCACAAGCATCTACTTCTCAAAAAGAGAAGATCTTAGAATACATTAAAATTGGTAAAGACGAAGGTGCTGAATTATTATGTGGTGGAGATGCTTACGATAGTGCTGAACATCCAAATGGTAACTATATCCAACCTACATTATTCAAAGGTCACAATAAGATGAGAATCTTCCAAGAAGAGATTTTTGGACCAGTACTTGCTGTTACAACTTTCAAAACTGAAGAAGAAGCATTAGAAATTGCAAATGATACTATCTACGGATTAGGTTCAGGTGTATGGTCAAGAGATGCTCACCAATTACATAAATTCTCTAGAGGAATCGAAGCTGGTAGAGTTTGGGTAAATTGTTACCACATGTACCCATCACATGCATCATTTGGTGGATACAAAAAATCAGGTATCGGTAGAGAAACTCATATGATGATGTTAAACTCTTACAGACACACAAAAAATATTTTAACTTCTTACTCAAAAGATGCATTAGGTTTCTTCTAG
- a CDS encoding DUF779 domain-containing protein encodes MATQRLAVTEDAALVIERLKEESGPLVFNQSGGCCDGTAPMCYEKSDFYVPSRNVKLGEICGCEFFMDKDQFEYFKHSHITIDVKKETAFGNSFSLEIDLGYQFITKSRIFTDEEYANLEIK; translated from the coding sequence ATGGCAACACAAAGACTGGCTGTTACTGAAGACGCAGCTTTAGTAATAGAGAGATTAAAAGAGGAAAGTGGTCCTCTTGTTTTTAATCAAAGTGGTGGTTGTTGTGATGGAACCGCTCCTATGTGTTATGAAAAAAGTGATTTTTACGTACCTTCAAGAAATGTAAAATTAGGTGAGATTTGTGGATGTGAATTTTTCATGGACAAAGATCAATTCGAGTATTTTAAACATTCTCATATAACAATAGATGTAAAAAAAGAGACAGCCTTTGGTAATTCATTTTCCCTTGAAATAGATCTAGGCTATCAATTTATTACAAAATCTAGAATATTTACAGATGAAGAGTATGCTAATTTAGAAATAAAATAG
- a CDS encoding ExbD/TolR family protein → MKRREPLGLDLTPIIDVVFILLLFFMVTSVFKKDELALILDLPNANAKEMKVDEEQVFIELNKNKLAIKGIEVSFESLEDNLKAIENKQKAVIVRIDKKVEYERVIKVLDLLQKYDLTNLALITNQDKEKK, encoded by the coding sequence ATGAAAAGAAGAGAACCATTAGGATTAGACTTAACACCTATTATTGATGTTGTGTTTATTTTACTTCTATTTTTTATGGTAACTTCTGTATTTAAAAAAGATGAATTAGCTTTGATTTTAGACCTACCTAATGCAAATGCAAAAGAGATGAAAGTAGATGAAGAACAAGTTTTTATTGAACTTAATAAAAACAAACTTGCAATCAAAGGTATTGAAGTATCATTTGAATCACTAGAAGATAATCTAAAAGCAATTGAAAATAAACAAAAAGCAGTAATAGTTCGAATTGATAAAAAAGTTGAATACGAAAGAGTAATTAAAGTACTTGATTTATTACAAAAATATGATTTAACAAACTTAGCCTTAATAACTAACCAAGATAAAGAGAAAAAGTAA
- a CDS encoding MotA/TolQ/ExbB proton channel family protein, giving the protein MDLMEYIDKGGILVYILIALNVIGFTIILWKLFTLPRKNAMINKIKQKLETNAQSSTYAQIEYEVKKLETGLTYIKNIATVAPLLGLLGTVIGVYKSFEAISKSGLGDPTIFSNGIAIALITTITGLIVAIPHHLAYNHFISQLDSIELKAKKEIGDK; this is encoded by the coding sequence ATGGATTTAATGGAATACATTGATAAAGGCGGAATACTTGTATATATTCTAATTGCTTTAAATGTTATAGGATTTACTATTATTTTATGGAAGTTATTCACCCTACCTAGAAAAAATGCAATGATTAATAAAATCAAACAAAAACTTGAAACAAATGCCCAAAGTTCAACATACGCTCAAATAGAGTATGAAGTGAAAAAACTTGAGACTGGACTTACTTATATTAAAAACATAGCTACTGTTGCTCCGCTATTAGGTCTATTAGGAACAGTAATTGGTGTTTATAAGTCTTTTGAAGCTATTTCTAAAAGTGGGCTAGGAGATCCAACAATCTTCTCAAATGGTATAGCTATTGCTCTTATTACAACTATCACAGGATTAATAGTTGCAATACCTCATCACTTAGCTTATAATCACTTTATTTCTCAACTTGATTCTATTGAGTTAAAAGCCAAAAAAGAGATTGGTGATAAATAA
- a CDS encoding 1-aminocyclopropane-1-carboxylate deaminase has translation MTYTNSPIEKINFNNHEIFVKRDDLLDVDFSGNKARKFYYFLKHDFPNITKIVSHGSAQSNAMYSLSVLCKLRGWKFDYYVDHIASYIKESPSGNYKESLKNGMNIHEEEFPKQLDENTMFINEGGALKEAQYGLEVLAQEIITWAEQNSHENLKVFLPSGTGTTALFLQKFLPFPVLTCACVGDEKYLEKQFNDLEKTNHPIILQRKKKYHFGKLYKEFYETHKDLLEQTNIEFDFLYDSLGFIVLEDYLNSLEDNNSKILYIHQGGILGNISMLERYKHKYEKEV, from the coding sequence ATGACATATACTAATTCTCCAATAGAAAAAATAAATTTTAATAATCATGAAATATTTGTAAAAAGAGATGATTTATTAGATGTAGATTTCTCAGGTAATAAAGCAAGAAAGTTTTATTACTTTTTAAAACATGATTTTCCTAATATTACAAAAATAGTATCCCACGGTTCAGCCCAATCAAATGCAATGTATTCTTTAAGTGTATTATGTAAATTAAGAGGTTGGAAGTTTGATTATTATGTAGATCATATAGCTTCTTATATCAAAGAATCTCCAAGTGGAAACTATAAAGAATCTTTGAAAAACGGTATGAATATTCATGAAGAAGAATTCCCCAAACAATTAGATGAAAATACTATGTTTATTAATGAAGGGGGAGCTTTAAAAGAGGCTCAATATGGTTTAGAGGTTTTAGCTCAAGAGATTATCACTTGGGCAGAACAAAACTCACACGAAAATCTAAAAGTATTTTTACCCTCAGGCACAGGAACAACGGCACTTTTTTTACAAAAGTTTTTGCCTTTTCCTGTATTAACTTGTGCTTGTGTAGGAGATGAAAAGTATTTAGAAAAACAATTTAATGACTTAGAAAAAACAAATCATCCTATAATTTTACAAAGAAAAAAGAAATATCATTTTGGAAAATTATATAAAGAGTTTTATGAAACACATAAAGATTTATTAGAACAAACAAATATAGAATTTGATTTTTTATATGATTCACTGGGCTTTATAGTATTAGAGGATTATCTTAATAGTTTAGAAGATAATAATTCAAAGATTTTATATATACATCAAGGTGGAATTTTAGGGAATATTTCTATGCTTGAGAGATACAAACATAAATATGAAAAAGAAGTATAA
- a CDS encoding EAL domain-containing protein, whose amino-acid sequence MITKLIQSENDYVEHDVTLQNVLDIMTTNRIKYLVLLKDKKPFGIITERDILFLYAQNIDFKQKALEFAKKDLIISKENRRVDYILSLMINHNIRRVIITDSQNNYLGCILQETIIYELDKDIYKSHIRIREIVKTSNLVLHVEKDATIQEAIEIMASHNIGSILIYNNDIPVGIITESDIIDLAQKHVNTNECVEKHMHAPVITFDSETYVYEIVNAMKKNNIRRVVIYNQGLDNHYIVTSKDLLNNIKGNYGLFLESKLTDAKKTFNSLNEALIEVFINDETEHTISWFNSKATKLFDLKVDDDVTKIIPKQRWQNIYEKIQNDESFEDQTIELNGSIYQLTILHVKILQTPIIKLLFTNISELVNKTNEINNKYNETFEQNSVGIVHISLDNKVLDANKKICELLAYEKDNLLDRNISDLTHKEDLELTHEKFNTLLKNKDVKDVNLKKRCVKKDGSIIWVSTTASLSYNKQNEAQYFICFITDITLKEKIKKELILSDIVFENTTEGIIITNEKNKVVSVNKSFTEITGYSLSEIYGKSPKILKSGKNSQEFYLKMWDDINKNGFYKGEIWNRKKNGEIYAEWLNISTVTNKEGQITNYVAIFSDITKMKDSDEQIEYLAHHDPLTNLPNKLLLNARLEQSIQRANTEHQSLAVLFIDIDNFKLVNDSYGHTIGDRIINLVSQRLQKNVRKADTISRIGGDEFVIVIENVNKENIKRIAQKIIQDFTEPIKLEEYIFDTTITIGISLYPNNGISYEDLIKHADTAMHSAKAAGKNQFHFYKNQMTSEIFEKVLMKQEIKNAIKNKEFEVYFQPQIDTKTKKLIGAEALVRWNHKDLGVLSPINFIPHAEDNKLIIPLGEYILDESCAFIKKLHSLNIFKNGKIAVNISGEQIKHSEITKTIVNTLNKYNVEPKYLEVEVTETFIMEDVEKSIAMFKELKKIGVSLSIDDFGTGYSSLNYIKQFPIDKLKIDKSFVDELPNNYKDIAIAKTVIALAKGLELRVIAEGVENKEQEEFLASQNCDEIQGWLYSKALKKDDFIEFCKNF is encoded by the coding sequence ATGATTACAAAATTGATTCAATCAGAAAATGATTATGTAGAACATGATGTTACATTGCAAAATGTTTTAGACATAATGACAACAAATAGAATAAAATATCTTGTTTTACTAAAAGATAAAAAACCTTTTGGAATCATTACAGAAAGGGATATCCTTTTCCTTTATGCTCAAAATATTGACTTCAAACAAAAAGCATTAGAGTTTGCAAAAAAAGACTTAATTATTAGCAAAGAAAATAGAAGAGTTGACTATATTTTATCATTGATGATTAATCATAATATCAGAAGAGTAATCATTACAGATTCACAAAATAATTATTTAGGGTGTATTTTACAAGAGACAATTATTTATGAATTAGACAAAGATATTTATAAATCTCATATTAGAATTAGAGAAATTGTAAAAACTTCAAATCTTGTTTTACACGTAGAAAAAGATGCAACAATTCAAGAAGCAATTGAGATAATGGCTTCACATAATATTGGCTCAATTTTAATTTATAATAATGACATTCCAGTTGGAATAATCACAGAAAGTGATATTATTGATCTAGCCCAAAAACATGTTAATACAAATGAATGTGTTGAAAAACACATGCATGCACCTGTAATTACTTTTGATAGTGAAACTTATGTATATGAAATTGTAAATGCAATGAAAAAAAATAATATCAGAAGAGTTGTAATTTATAATCAAGGTTTAGATAATCACTATATTGTAACTTCAAAAGATTTACTAAATAACATCAAAGGAAACTACGGATTATTCCTAGAATCAAAACTAACAGATGCAAAAAAGACTTTTAATTCATTAAATGAAGCTCTTATTGAAGTATTCATCAATGATGAGACAGAGCATACAATAAGCTGGTTTAACTCAAAAGCCACTAAACTTTTTGATTTAAAAGTTGATGATGATGTAACAAAAATAATTCCAAAACAAAGATGGCAAAATATTTATGAAAAGATTCAAAATGATGAAAGTTTTGAAGATCAAACAATTGAATTAAATGGAAGTATTTATCAACTTACAATATTACATGTAAAAATACTTCAAACCCCAATAATCAAACTTTTATTTACTAATATCTCTGAACTAGTAAATAAAACAAATGAAATTAACAATAAATATAATGAAACATTTGAACAAAATAGTGTTGGAATTGTACATATATCACTAGATAATAAAGTATTAGATGCTAATAAAAAAATCTGTGAATTGTTAGCTTATGAGAAAGATAATTTATTAGATAGAAATATTTCTGATTTAACACATAAAGAAGACTTAGAGTTAACACATGAAAAATTCAATACTTTACTAAAAAATAAAGATGTAAAAGATGTAAATCTAAAAAAAAGATGTGTAAAAAAAGATGGTTCAATTATTTGGGTTAGTACAACTGCATCACTATCTTATAACAAACAAAATGAAGCTCAATATTTCATCTGTTTTATCACAGATATTACTCTAAAAGAAAAAATCAAAAAAGAATTAATTCTTTCAGATATTGTATTTGAAAATACAACAGAAGGTATTATTATTACCAATGAAAAAAATAAAGTTGTATCTGTAAATAAATCTTTTACTGAAATCACAGGTTACAGTCTAAGTGAAATTTATGGGAAAAGTCCAAAAATTTTAAAATCAGGTAAAAACTCACAAGAATTCTATTTAAAAATGTGGGATGATATTAATAAAAATGGTTTTTACAAAGGTGAAATCTGGAATAGAAAGAAGAATGGTGAAATCTATGCTGAATGGTTAAATATTAGTACCGTTACAAATAAAGAAGGACAAATTACTAATTATGTAGCTATATTCTCAGATATTACAAAAATGAAAGATTCAGATGAACAAATTGAGTATTTAGCACACCATGACCCTCTTACAAATCTTCCTAATAAACTTCTATTAAATGCAAGGTTAGAACAATCAATTCAAAGAGCAAATACTGAACATCAAAGTTTAGCTGTACTATTTATTGATATTGATAACTTCAAATTAGTAAATGACTCTTATGGTCATACAATTGGAGATAGAATCATTAATCTTGTATCTCAAAGATTACAAAAAAATGTAAGAAAAGCAGATACTATTTCTAGAATTGGTGGGGATGAATTTGTAATAGTAATTGAAAATGTAAATAAAGAAAATATAAAAAGAATTGCTCAAAAAATTATTCAAGATTTTACAGAACCTATAAAATTAGAAGAGTATATTTTCGATACTACTATTACTATTGGTATCTCTTTATATCCTAATAATGGTATTTCGTATGAAGATTTAATTAAACATGCAGATACTGCAATGCACAGTGCTAAAGCAGCAGGTAAAAATCAATTTCATTTTTATAAAAATCAAATGACTTCTGAAATATTTGAAAAAGTATTAATGAAACAAGAGATAAAAAATGCAATAAAAAATAAAGAATTTGAAGTATATTTCCAACCACAAATTGATACAAAAACAAAAAAACTAATAGGTGCAGAAGCTCTTGTTAGATGGAATCACAAAGACTTAGGCGTGTTATCACCAATTAATTTTATTCCACATGCAGAGGATAATAAACTAATTATTCCTTTAGGAGAATACATTTTAGATGAGTCTTGTGCTTTTATTAAAAAACTACACTCTTTAAATATTTTTAAAAATGGTAAAATTGCTGTAAATATTTCAGGGGAACAAATTAAACATAGTGAGATTACAAAAACTATAGTTAATACTTTAAATAAATACAATGTTGAACCTAAATACCTTGAAGTTGAAGTTACAGAAACATTTATTATGGAAGATGTTGAAAAATCAATAGCAATGTTCAAAGAACTTAAGAAAATTGGAGTTAGTTTATCTATTGACGATTTTGGAACAGGTTATTCATCACTGAATTATATTAAACAATTTCCTATTGATAAACTAAAAATTGATAAATCTTTTGTAGATGAATTACCAAATAACTATAAAGATATTGCCATTGCAAAAACAGTAATTGCCCTAGCAAAAGGACTTGAACTTAGAGTAATTGCAGAAGGTGTTGAAAATAAAGAACAAGAAGAGTTCTTAGCTTCACAAAATTGTGATGAAATACAAGGTTGGTTATACTCAAAAGCCTTAAAAAAAGATGACTTTATAGAGTTTTGTAAAAACTTCTAA
- a CDS encoding shikimate kinase encodes MKKKNIILIGFMGVGKGTIARGLVQSSDMFAIDTDDLIESMQNQKIKKIFEEHGEPYFRNLEKKTALWLENSIDNTIISTGGGFYKQENINKIGKVIYLKSSFQGILDRINAAPNAARKLKKRPLLQNLDEATTLFDSRVPDYEKVADIVVDVEKKPLEKIVEEILGQI; translated from the coding sequence ATGAAAAAGAAGAATATTATATTAATTGGTTTTATGGGTGTTGGTAAAGGTACTATTGCAAGAGGATTAGTTCAATCTTCTGATATGTTTGCAATTGATACTGACGATTTAATCGAAAGTATGCAGAATCAAAAGATTAAAAAAATCTTTGAAGAGCATGGTGAACCATACTTTAGAAATTTAGAAAAGAAAACTGCTTTATGGTTAGAAAATAGTATTGATAATACTATTATTTCAACTGGTGGTGGATTTTATAAACAAGAAAATATTAATAAAATTGGAAAAGTAATCTATCTAAAATCATCTTTCCAAGGGATACTAGATAGAATCAATGCCGCTCCAAATGCTGCAAGAAAACTTAAAAAAAGACCACTTTTACAAAATTTAGATGAAGCAACAACTCTATTTGATTCTAGAGTTCCAGATTACGAAAAAGTAGCTGATATTGTTGTGGATGTAGAGAAAAAACCTTTAGAAAAAATTGTAGAAGAGATATTAGGACAAATTTAA
- the hisD gene encoding histidinol dehydrogenase codes for MKIISTNDSNFKEEFDGILARAKSDIKGVSSIVMNIIDEIVEDGNTALKKHIEKFDKWEVKSDEDLMLSCDDMEKAYNNIDEKLRASLHTAYDRIKAYHEKQLPKSWLDFEKNGTILGQKVSAVDRAGLYIPGGKAAYPSSLLMNAIPAIVAGVEEIVVCTPTPDNEVNELLLAACHLCGIKKAYKVGGASAVAAMAYGTETIPKVDVITGPGNIFVATAKKLVFGEVNIDMIAGPSEIGILADSTAKPKYLAIDLLSQAEHDEMASSIMITTDANIAEQTSVEVENYLQTLERETIARTSIENRGVIIVTDTMEEALDLMNEIAPEHLEVMTQNAFELLPFIKHAGAIFLGENTPEPIGDYIAGPNHTLPTGSTAKFYSPLNVENFMKKSSIINFSRKAIDEVGEACALLADTEGLTAHAKSVRVRLEK; via the coding sequence ATGAAGATTATTAGCACAAATGATTCAAACTTCAAAGAAGAGTTTGATGGTATTTTAGCAAGAGCAAAAAGTGATATAAAAGGTGTTTCATCAATCGTTATGAACATAATTGATGAAATTGTTGAAGATGGAAACACTGCACTTAAAAAGCATATTGAAAAGTTTGATAAGTGGGAAGTTAAATCAGATGAAGATTTAATGCTTTCATGTGATGATATGGAAAAAGCTTACAATAACATTGATGAAAAATTAAGAGCTTCACTACATACTGCATACGATAGAATCAAAGCTTACCATGAAAAACAACTTCCAAAATCTTGGTTAGATTTTGAAAAAAATGGAACTATTTTAGGTCAAAAAGTATCTGCGGTTGATAGAGCTGGTTTATATATTCCTGGTGGAAAAGCTGCATATCCAAGTTCACTTTTAATGAATGCAATTCCTGCAATTGTTGCTGGTGTTGAAGAGATTGTAGTATGTACTCCAACTCCTGATAATGAAGTAAATGAACTATTACTTGCTGCTTGTCACTTATGTGGAATTAAAAAAGCTTATAAAGTAGGTGGTGCCTCAGCCGTTGCTGCTATGGCTTATGGAACTGAAACTATTCCAAAAGTTGACGTAATTACAGGTCCCGGGAATATTTTCGTTGCAACTGCTAAGAAATTAGTATTTGGTGAAGTAAATATTGATATGATCGCAGGTCCTTCAGAGATTGGAATTTTAGCTGATTCTACTGCTAAACCAAAATACTTAGCTATTGATTTATTATCACAAGCTGAGCATGATGAAATGGCTAGTTCAATTATGATTACAACGGATGCAAATATTGCAGAGCAGACTAGCGTTGAAGTTGAAAATTACTTACAAACATTAGAGAGAGAAACAATTGCAAGAACTTCTATTGAAAATAGAGGTGTGATTATTGTTACTGATACGATGGAAGAAGCACTTGATTTAATGAATGAAATTGCTCCTGAACACTTAGAAGTAATGACTCAAAATGCTTTTGAATTATTACCATTTATTAAACATGCAGGTGCAATTTTCTTAGGTGAAAATACTCCTGAACCAATTGGTGATTATATTGCAGGTCCAAATCATACTTTACCTACAGGAAGTACGGCTAAATTTTATAGCCCATTAAATGTAGAAAACTTTATGAAAA